One window of the Saccopteryx bilineata isolate mSacBil1 chromosome 2, mSacBil1_pri_phased_curated, whole genome shotgun sequence genome contains the following:
- the CLEC2L gene encoding C-type lectin domain family 2 member L has protein sequence MEPTREPPARTRPPPPPAARPAPAPSARPAPAPAAPRPRSPAEAEARGPEGLLRRSGSGYEGSTSWKAALEDTTTRLLLGAIAVLLFAILVVMSILASKGCIKCEAPCPEDWLLYGRKCYFFSEEPRDWNTGRQYCHTHEAALAVIQSQKELEFMFKFTRREPWIGLRRVGDEFHWVNGEPFDPDTFPIAGLGECVFVEPTRLVSTECLMTRPWVCSKTAYT, from the exons ATGGAGCCGACCCGGGAGCCCCCCGCGCGGACCCGGCCGCCGCCGCCCCCCGCCGCGCGCCCCGCGCCGGCCCCCTCGGCCCGCCCGGCACCTGCCCCCGCCGCGCCCAGGCCACGCTCGCCCGCCGAGGCGGAGGCCCGCGGCCCCGAGGGGCTGCTGCGGCGATCGGGCTCCGGCTACGAGGGCAGCACCAGCTGGAAGGCGGCCTTGGAGG aCACCACCACCCGTCTCCTGCTTGGAGCCATTGCTGTCCTTCTGTTCGCCATCCTGGTGGTGATGAGCATCTTGG CCTCCAAAGGCTGCATCAAGTGTGAAGCACCCTGCCCGGAGGACTGGCTGCTCTATGGGAGGAAATGCTACTTCTTCTCCGAGGAGCCAAGGGACTGGAACACAGGCCGGCAGTACTGCCACACACATGAGGCCGCACTGGCTGTGATCCAGAGCCAGAAGGAGCTG GAATTTATGTTCAAGTTCACGCGGAGGGAGCCCTGGATTGGCCTACGCAGAGTGGGGGACGAATTCCACTGGGTCAATGGGGAACCGTTTGACCCGGACAC GTTTCCCATCGCGGGCCTGGGGGAGTGCGTCTTCGTGGAGCCCACCAGGCTGGTGTCGACGGAGTGTCTGATGACCCGGCCCTGGGTGTGCAGCAAGACGGCCTACACGTGA